A genomic window from Polaribacter gangjinensis includes:
- the mraZ gene encoding division/cell wall cluster transcriptional repressor MraZ has translation MIHLIGTYECKADTKGRVMFSAAFKKQLSPVFEEGFVVKRAVFQPCLELYPMKEWNLMMEKINKLNRFNKKNNDFIRRFTAGVKIVEADALGRILIPKELCDFAKIDKEVVMASSVNIIEIWDKTNYEKAIDEAANDFADLAEEVMGNTNADELS, from the coding sequence GTGATACATCTCATTGGAACATACGAATGCAAAGCAGACACCAAAGGAAGGGTGATGTTTTCGGCTGCTTTTAAAAAGCAGTTATCGCCTGTTTTTGAGGAAGGTTTTGTAGTAAAAAGAGCCGTTTTTCAACCTTGTTTGGAACTCTATCCAATGAAAGAGTGGAATTTGATGATGGAAAAAATCAACAAATTGAATCGATTCAACAAGAAAAATAATGACTTTATAAGAAGATTTACAGCAGGTGTAAAAATCGTAGAAGCAGATGCTTTAGGAAGAATACTAATTCCAAAAGAATTATGCGATTTCGCTAAGATAGACAAGGAAGTTGTAATGGCTTCATCTGTAAATATTATTGAGATTTGGGATAAAACGAATTATGAAAAAGCCATTGACGAAGCAGCTAATGATTTTGCTGATTTAGCTGAAGAAGTAATGGGAAATACCAATGCAGATGAGTTATCATAA
- the rsmH gene encoding 16S rRNA (cytosine(1402)-N(4))-methyltransferase RsmH, whose translation MSYHNPVLLHESVQALSIKKDGIYVDVTFGGGGHSREILNHLGEKGKLVAFDQDADALQNKIDDERFVLIPENFRFISRYLRFYGIKKVDGILADLGVSSHQFDEASRGFSTRFDGDLDMRMNQKSKISAKHIINKYSEEKLSEILFLYGELRNAKSIAKTIVEEREKEKIDTSFQLKKVLEKYLPKAKEHKILAQIYQAFRIEVNEELEALKEFLSQTPNLLNENGRLSIISYHSLEDRLVKRFINSGMFSGELEKDIFGNTNEPLKKVGKLIVPSNAEIKQNNRARSAKLRIATLKK comes from the coding sequence ATGAGTTATCATAATCCAGTTTTATTACACGAAAGCGTTCAAGCGCTGTCAATCAAAAAAGATGGCATTTATGTGGATGTTACTTTTGGTGGAGGTGGACATTCAAGAGAGATTTTAAATCATTTGGGCGAAAAAGGAAAATTAGTTGCTTTTGATCAGGATGCAGATGCATTGCAAAATAAGATTGATGATGAACGATTTGTGTTGATTCCAGAAAATTTCAGATTCATTTCGCGCTATTTACGTTTTTACGGAATCAAAAAAGTAGATGGAATTTTAGCTGATTTGGGCGTCTCTTCTCATCAATTTGATGAAGCTTCAAGAGGTTTTTCAACACGTTTTGATGGAGATTTAGATATGAGAATGAATCAAAAATCGAAAATTTCTGCCAAACATATCATCAATAAATATTCTGAAGAAAAACTTTCTGAAATATTGTTTTTGTATGGCGAATTAAGAAATGCAAAAAGCATTGCAAAAACCATTGTTGAAGAGCGAGAAAAAGAAAAAATTGATACGAGTTTTCAACTAAAAAAAGTGTTGGAAAAGTATTTGCCAAAAGCAAAAGAACACAAAATATTGGCGCAAATCTATCAAGCTTTTCGAATTGAAGTGAATGAAGAATTGGAAGCTTTGAAAGAATTTTTAAGTCAAACTCCCAATTTATTAAATGAAAATGGACGATTAAGTATCATTTCATACCATTCTTTAGAAGATAGATTGGTAAAGAGATTTATCAATTCAGGAATGTTTTCTGGAGAATTGGAAAAAGACATATTTGGCAATACAAATGAGCCTTTAAAAAAAGTTGGAAAATTAATTGTGCCATCAAACGCGGAAATTAAACAAAATAATAGAGCTAGAAGTGCAAAATTGAGAATTGCAACTTTGAAAAAGTAA
- a CDS encoding penicillin-binding transpeptidase domain-containing protein, whose translation MTIFFIAIVIQLIDIQYFQAKKYKALATELTIRQDTVFANKGNVYAADGNLLATSMSKFTIRMDVVAVDDKDFSENVDDLAKELSKMLGKPASFYLSKLKYAKKTNNRYLLLARNVGYTDYLKMKEFPIFKLGVYKGGFIAEHKTVRAHPIGKIAERTIGYDDFRGESGIEGAFADYMQGENGLRWKQKIAKNQWKPISDVNEKEPIDGHDIITTIDVNIQDITHHALLRQLEYFNAEHGCAVVMETKTGEIKAISNLGRSDVGTYFEKRNYAIWESHEPGSTFKLASLMVALEDKAIDTSTVVDTDGGIMFIHGSKVEDSRKGGYGKISAARVFEVSSNVGIVKLIRQHYDDNPQKFYEKIKKFGFTKPIGFQIKGEGIPYIPNPKDKNRWNKISLEWMSWGYGISVTPMQTLMFYNAVANDGVMVKPRFVKELRKQDKTVKTFKTEVVNPKIASDETLRKVRKVMENVVIKGTATNIYSPNFSMAGKTGTAKKYVAAHINELGERIPGQYSSERYAASFVGFFPADNPKYTCIVIVHDPEKRKGYYGSTVAGPIFKEIAQKIYTSTPIDFQSVDDSVQFASIENDFKNYEKLLQNGQDSIPNVIGMPGMDAVSLLENKGYKVKVSGIGKVKNQSFSKDNKSAKEGTIILKLL comes from the coding sequence ATGACTATTTTTTTTATTGCAATAGTGATTCAACTTATTGATATTCAATATTTTCAGGCGAAAAAATACAAAGCTTTAGCAACCGAACTTACGATTAGACAAGATACTGTTTTTGCTAATAAAGGAAATGTGTATGCTGCTGACGGAAATTTATTGGCAACCTCCATGTCAAAATTTACTATTAGAATGGATGTTGTTGCAGTTGATGATAAAGATTTCAGTGAAAATGTTGATGATTTGGCAAAAGAATTATCGAAAATGTTGGGTAAGCCTGCCTCGTTTTATTTATCAAAATTAAAATACGCTAAAAAAACCAACAACCGATATTTATTACTTGCCAGAAATGTTGGATATACAGATTATCTAAAAATGAAAGAATTTCCAATCTTTAAATTGGGAGTTTATAAAGGTGGTTTTATAGCTGAACACAAAACAGTGCGTGCACATCCAATTGGAAAAATTGCAGAAAGAACCATTGGTTATGATGATTTTAGAGGAGAATCAGGTATTGAAGGTGCTTTTGCAGATTATATGCAGGGTGAAAATGGTTTGCGTTGGAAACAAAAAATTGCCAAAAATCAATGGAAACCAATTTCTGATGTCAATGAAAAAGAACCAATTGATGGTCATGATATCATCACAACAATTGATGTAAATATTCAAGATATTACACATCATGCATTGTTGCGTCAACTAGAATATTTCAATGCAGAGCATGGTTGTGCAGTCGTTATGGAAACCAAAACTGGCGAAATCAAAGCTATTTCAAATTTAGGAAGATCTGATGTAGGTACTTATTTTGAAAAAAGGAATTATGCCATTTGGGAAAGTCACGAACCTGGTTCTACGTTTAAATTGGCGAGTTTGATGGTTGCTTTAGAGGATAAAGCAATTGACACTTCAACAGTTGTTGATACTGATGGCGGAATTATGTTTATTCACGGTTCAAAGGTAGAAGATTCTAGAAAAGGCGGATATGGAAAAATTTCTGCTGCAAGAGTTTTTGAAGTTTCATCCAATGTTGGAATTGTAAAATTGATTAGACAGCATTATGATGATAATCCTCAAAAATTTTACGAAAAAATAAAAAAATTCGGTTTTACAAAACCTATTGGATTTCAAATTAAAGGTGAGGGAATACCTTACATTCCAAATCCAAAAGATAAAAATCGTTGGAATAAAATTTCATTAGAATGGATGTCTTGGGGATATGGAATTTCGGTTACTCCTATGCAAACCTTAATGTTTTATAATGCAGTTGCCAATGATGGAGTGATGGTAAAACCTCGTTTTGTAAAAGAGTTGCGAAAACAAGACAAAACAGTAAAAACTTTTAAAACGGAGGTTGTAAACCCAAAAATTGCTTCAGATGAAACGTTAAGAAAAGTTAGAAAAGTAATGGAAAATGTAGTGATTAAAGGTACTGCTACAAACATTTACTCACCCAATTTTTCTATGGCAGGTAAGACAGGAACTGCAAAAAAATATGTGGCTGCACATATCAATGAACTAGGAGAAAGAATTCCAGGTCAATATTCTAGTGAACGATATGCAGCATCATTTGTTGGCTTTTTTCCGGCTGATAATCCAAAATATACCTGTATTGTAATTGTTCATGACCCTGAAAAAAGAAAGGGATATTATGGCTCTACAGTTGCTGGACCAATTTTTAAAGAAATCGCTCAAAAAATTTACACATCAACACCCATCGATTTTCAATCTGTTGATGATTCAGTACAATTTGCATCCATTGAAAACGATTTTAAAAATTACGAAAAATTACTTCAAAATGGGCAAGATTCTATCCCTAATGTAATTGGTATGCCTGGAATGGACGCAGTTTCATTATTGGAAAATAAAGGATATAAAGTAAAAGTTTCTGGCATTGGGAAAGTGAAAAATCAATCTTTTTCAAAAGATAATAAATCAGCAAAAGAGGGTACTATCATTTTAAAATTATTATAG
- a CDS encoding FtsL-like putative cell division protein, producing METKRKNIYDFLRGSFLTDESSFNNWRIIIFVVVLLLIMISSAHNIDRKGVKISELNKKKRELRAEHIDIGTILMRTKMESTIREKALKIGLKPSETPPKIIKVTQKK from the coding sequence ATGGAAACAAAAAGAAAAAATATTTACGATTTTCTTCGTGGAAGTTTTTTAACGGATGAATCCTCATTTAATAACTGGCGCATCATCATTTTTGTGGTTGTGTTGTTGTTAATCATGATTTCAAGTGCGCATAATATTGATAGAAAAGGTGTTAAAATTTCTGAATTAAATAAAAAGAAACGAGAATTAAGAGCTGAACATATTGATATTGGGACCATTTTAATGCGAACCAAAATGGAATCAACCATCAGAGAAAAAGCCTTAAAAATTGGGTTAAAACCATCAGAAACACCACCTAAAATAATTAAAGTAACTCAAAAAAAATAA
- a CDS encoding UDP-N-acetylmuramoyl-L-alanyl-D-glutamate--2,6-diaminopimelate ligase codes for MKNLKDILYKVAIQEVFGVTDLSINQLVFDSRNVSKNDVFIAVKGVSVDGHLYIDKAISLGAIAIICEEIPADKRENISYIKVADSQVALAIMAANFYENPSSKLSLVGVTGTNGKTTIASLLYQLFKKAGYKVGLISTVKILVDDTEFKATHTTPDSLTINYYLDMMIENAVEYCFMEVSSHGIHQKRTEGLVFAGGIFSNLSHDHLDYHKTFAAYRNVKKSFFDNLPSTAFALTNLDDKNGLVMLQNTKATKKTYALKTMADFKAKILEKQFSGTLITINGTEVWTKLIGEFNVYNLLAIAATAELLGLEKIKTLTILSQLESVSGRFQYVVSSNGVIAIVDYAHTPDALKNVLETINDIRTGNEKVITVVGCGGDRDATKRPKMAHIASQLSSQAIFTADNPRSENPQTIIDEMETGVAPENYKKTLSILDRKQAIKTACKLSSQGDIILIAGKGHENYQEINGIRMHFDDLEEVTNCFNQLKMN; via the coding sequence TTGAAAAATTTAAAAGACATATTATACAAAGTTGCTATCCAAGAAGTTTTTGGAGTTACTGATTTGTCTATAAATCAGCTAGTTTTTGATTCGAGAAATGTATCAAAAAATGATGTTTTTATTGCAGTCAAAGGTGTCTCTGTAGATGGACATTTATACATTGATAAAGCAATTTCATTGGGTGCAATTGCCATTATTTGTGAGGAAATTCCCGCTGATAAAAGAGAAAATATTAGCTATATAAAAGTGGCTGATTCTCAAGTTGCATTAGCGATTATGGCAGCGAATTTTTATGAAAATCCTTCTTCAAAATTATCATTGGTTGGGGTAACTGGTACCAATGGAAAAACCACAATTGCATCACTTTTATATCAATTATTTAAAAAAGCTGGCTATAAAGTTGGATTGATTTCAACAGTAAAAATTTTGGTTGATGATACTGAATTCAAAGCTACACACACCACTCCAGATTCGTTGACCATCAATTATTATTTAGATATGATGATTGAAAATGCTGTTGAATATTGTTTTATGGAAGTGAGTTCGCATGGGATTCATCAAAAAAGAACTGAAGGTTTAGTATTTGCTGGTGGTATATTTTCAAATCTTTCTCACGATCATTTAGATTATCACAAAACTTTTGCAGCGTACAGAAATGTAAAAAAATCATTTTTCGATAATTTACCATCAACCGCTTTTGCTTTGACAAATCTTGATGATAAAAATGGGTTGGTAATGCTGCAAAATACCAAAGCAACCAAAAAAACATATGCTTTAAAAACCATGGCCGATTTTAAAGCAAAAATTTTAGAAAAGCAATTTTCTGGAACACTTATTACCATCAATGGAACTGAAGTTTGGACAAAATTAATTGGCGAATTCAATGTCTATAATTTGTTAGCAATTGCTGCAACAGCTGAATTATTAGGGCTAGAAAAAATAAAAACTCTTACGATTTTAAGTCAATTAGAAAGTGTAAGTGGCCGTTTTCAGTATGTAGTTTCCTCAAATGGAGTGATTGCAATTGTTGATTATGCTCATACTCCAGATGCGCTAAAAAATGTGTTAGAAACTATTAATGATATTAGAACTGGAAACGAAAAAGTAATTACTGTTGTAGGATGTGGAGGAGATAGAGATGCAACAAAAAGACCAAAAATGGCGCACATTGCATCACAATTAAGTAGCCAAGCGATTTTCACTGCAGACAATCCTCGTAGCGAGAATCCTCAAACAATTATTGATGAAATGGAAACAGGAGTTGCTCCTGAAAACTATAAAAAAACACTGTCAATTTTAGACAGAAAACAAGCTATCAAAACCGCTTGTAAATTATCATCACAAGGAGATATAATTTTGATTGCTGGAAAAGGACATGAAAATTATCAAGAAATTAACGGAATTCGAATGCATTTTGATGATTTGGAAGAAGTAACCAATTGTTTTAATCAACTAAAAATGAACTAA
- a CDS encoding alpha/beta fold hydrolase: MTDKLKTEGKFTYAEAGEGPAIIVLHGLMGALSNFEATFNYFSNNGYKVLIPELPLYSLPLLKTNVKNLALFLKDFLAHKKIDKAILLGNSLGGHIALYFTKHYKGKVSALVLTGSSGLYEKAMGDSFPKRGNYEYIEQKARAVFYNPEVATKEIVDGVYAIVNNRNTVLKTLAIAKSAIRHNMANDLPEMKQPTCIIWGKQDTVTPPEVAIDFQKLLPDAELFWIDECGHAAMMEKPEEFNKFLHNWLISKKI; this comes from the coding sequence ATGACTGACAAGTTAAAAACTGAAGGAAAGTTTACATATGCAGAAGCTGGAGAAGGACCTGCAATCATTGTTTTACATGGATTAATGGGTGCTTTAAGTAATTTTGAAGCTACTTTTAATTACTTTTCTAACAATGGTTACAAAGTTTTGATACCTGAATTACCTTTATACTCATTGCCGCTTTTAAAGACTAATGTGAAAAATTTAGCATTGTTTTTGAAAGATTTTTTAGCTCATAAAAAAATTGATAAAGCAATTTTATTAGGAAATTCGTTAGGTGGTCATATTGCACTATATTTTACAAAACATTACAAAGGAAAAGTGAGTGCTTTAGTGCTTACAGGAAGTTCTGGTTTGTACGAAAAAGCAATGGGAGATAGTTTCCCAAAAAGAGGAAATTACGAATATATTGAGCAAAAAGCGAGAGCTGTTTTCTACAATCCTGAGGTTGCAACCAAAGAAATTGTTGATGGCGTTTATGCCATTGTAAATAACAGAAACACGGTTTTAAAAACTTTGGCAATTGCCAAAAGCGCCATTCGCCATAATATGGCAAACGATTTACCTGAAATGAAACAACCAACTTGCATTATTTGGGGAAAACAAGACACTGTAACTCCACCTGAAGTTGCGATTGATTTTCAAAAATTGTTACCTGATGCTGAGCTGTTTTGGATTGATGAATGTGGTCATGCTGCCATGATGGAAA